From a region of the Phragmites australis chromosome 21, lpPhrAust1.1, whole genome shotgun sequence genome:
- the LOC133903771 gene encoding thiol protease SEN102-like, with translation MERQYILLAVAVLAMGGIAMAQAGGAVPFTEKDLATEANLWKLYEKWRGVHTVSRDLTEKKAKFEVFKKNAMYVHEFNTRKDKPYKLGLNRFADMTLDEFKKKYTGAKTVVRDAAKPKMTAAASTKVADGDVPASFDWRDYGAVTPVKDQGQCGSCWAFSGTESVESINAIVTGNLLLLSEQQVLDCSGAGNCEYGGYTSGVFDYAMQTGIALDCNYPPYEAMDDQCRIDYSKTPMVKIDGFEEVPANNEKALKYRVYLQPVSVHIEASNDLMLYQEGVFDGECGTNLDHAVVAVGYGVTQDGVRYWIVRNSWGDSWGEGGYIRMIRDIDAKEGICGIAMYPIYPTKNCPCAATGAGAAARPKRAGFAKDEL, from the exons ATGGAGAGGCAGTACATCCTCCTGGCCGTGGCGGTGCTGGCAATGGGCGGCATTGCCATGGCACAGGCCGGCGGGGCTGTCCCTTTCACAGAGAAGGACCTAGCGACCGAGGCGAACCTGTGGAAGCTGTACGAGAAGTGGCGCGGCGTGCACACAGTGTCCCGGGATCTCacggagaagaaggccaagtTTGAGGTGTTCAAGAAGAACGCCATGTACGTGCACGAGTTCAACACGCGCAAGGACAAGCCCTACAAGCTCGGCCTCAACAGGTTCGCTGACATGACGCTCGACGAGTTCAAGAAGAAGTACACCGGTGCCAAGACCGTCGTCCGCGATGCCGCCAAGCCCAAGATGACCGCCGCAGCCTCCACCAAGGTCGCCGACGGCGACGTGCCGGCCTCGTTCGACTGGAGAGACTACGGTGCCGTTACCCCTGTAAAGGACCAAGGGCAGTGCG GGAGTTGCTGGGCCTTCTCGGGCACAGAGTCCGTGGAGAGCATCAACGCCATCGTGACCGGGAACCTCTTGTTGCTGTCCGAGCAGCAGGTACTCGACTGCTCCGGCGCCGGCAACTGTGAATATGGCGGATATACGTCCGGCGTGTTCGATTACGCCATGCAGACCGGAATTGCCTTGGACTGCAACTACCCACCCTACGAAGCCATGGACGACCAGTGCAGGATTGACTAC AGCAAGACCCCGATGGTGAAGATCGACGGGTTTGAGGAGGTGCCGGCGAACAACGAGAAGGCGCTCAAGTACAGGGTGTACCTTCAGCCGGTGTCCGTCCACATCGAGGCGAGCAACGACCTGATGCTATACCAGGAGGGGGTGTTCGACGGTGAGTGTGGTACGAATCTGGACCACGCGGTGGTGGCGGTCGGCTACGGCGTGACGCAGGACGGCGTGCGCTACTGGATCGTCAGGAACTCGTGGGGCGACTCCTGGGGTGAGGGTGGCTACATCCGGATGATCCGCGACATCGACGCCAAGGAGGGCATATGCGGAATCGCTATGTATCCTATCTACCCCACCAAGAACTGCCCCTGTGCTGCTACCGGAGCAGGTGCTGCTGCTCGTCCCAAACGTGCCGGTTTCGCCAAGGATGAGCTctga